A part of Sebastes fasciatus isolate fSebFas1 chromosome 10, fSebFas1.pri, whole genome shotgun sequence genomic DNA contains:
- the rell2 gene encoding RELT-like protein 2 — MTESEASMEGDHTPPYMIFVVVFLFFVTGLLGFLVCHLLKKNGYRCRTGDMDDEEEEEEKLEGNTDDADEENQDTVEQILKCIIENEANMEAFNEMFGNQNVCVRHDPRLRKESVGGVPPHHHTVHSGADHNSCHLCAQVRSKKGRRQSRTPRSKHRPGEQTVFSVGRFRVTHSDKKPHGGPNPLVDSGDQLDQSQDSEEQKEGGYNLRSMFKDVRAPSEGSNGVAPNVGKRRKSSTIFGLRRGSDPVGLKVREGTGRDTAGVRFAIQKQPVVLEELLQAENIEVAPEHRTKPGIKPETEPSKNQMPASPRREAKTSGAVNSPSSQSKDRAHGSNPALENGSKHGPSPETRTIKTSVGTTAATAPSSLPIPSPASSGQTLKSTEKQGEEAFDPGPLQTSTPIAPMLGSIPGFTSVIPAVQPEPCSSTAFPVTQTPPDPGSSPDLESGFGASLALISLQSSSSSSLKTPISPMAATPSPKLPSGRAMSSQSPIPSSSFGRSASPLQAPSPSPASLKLDTMPTSPQTPSSSPADQNLIFRSSPRLTLKSGSVTSVTSMTKGDVISSPLSLKEQELVGARIPKTEEKTETMRVGILKTAKLSPADGDSKGSTLYSPTDQLSKDKLSSLPLSPSSPLSPSSPIGSRISSVTIVKASPDSKREFSVATMVEEKESSTSIKDHKGATSELRVESEIAGTIPAVGQGGEVYVSGVGQTESQSGETPGAEVGPRVSQEKDDMVQMEDIRDCKVTQAEEAGRVEEELEKNVNI, encoded by the exons ATGACTGAATCAGAAGCCTCTATGGAGGGGGACCATACCCCGCCCTACATGATCTTTGTGGTGGTCTTTCTCTTCTTCGTCACCGGACTGCTTGGCTTCCTCGTCTGCCACCTGCTGAAGAAGAATGGCTACCGTTGCCGCACTGGAGACATGgacgatgaagaggaggaggaggagaagcttgAGGGAAATACAGACG ATGCGGATGAGGAGAACCAGGACACAGTGGAGCAGATTCTCAAATGCATTATTGAAAATGAAG CTAATATGGAAGCCTTCAATGAGATGTTTGGAAACCAGAATGTCTGTGTGCGCCATGACCCCAG GCTGCGTAAGGAGTCCGTCGGTGGTGTTCCTCCCCATCACCACACAGTCCACTCAGGCGCCGACCACAACTCCTGCCACCTCTGTGCACAGGTCCGATCCAAGAAGGGCCGACGACAAAGTCGAACCCCCCGCTCTAAACATCGACCTGGAGAGCAGACTGTCTTCTCTGTTGGCAG GTTCCGGGTGACGCACAGTGATAAGAAGCCCCATGGAGGTCCTAATCCGTTGGTCGATTCAGGGGACcagctggaccaatcacaggacAGCGAGGAGCAGAAGGAGGGCGGGTACAATTTGAGAAGCATGTTCAAGGATGTCCGAGCGCCTTCAGAGGGCTCCAATGGGGTCGCTCCGAATGTAGGGAAACGCAGGAAGAGTTCAACTATATTCGGGCTGAGGCGGGGCAGCGACCCTGTTGGCTTGAAAGTACGAGAGGGGACTGGTCGGGACACCGCAGGTGTTAGATTCGCTATTCAGAAGCAACCTGTAGTGCTGGAGGAACTGTTGCAGGCAGAGAACATTGAAGTCGCTCCCGAACATCGTACTAAACCTGGTATCAAACCTGAAACCGAGCCCTCAAAGAATCAAATGCCTGCTTCACCTCGACGTGAGGCTAAAACTTCAGGTGCTGTTAATTCTCCCTCTTCCCAAAGTAAGGATCGGGCCCATGGCTCTAATCCTGCACTTGAGAACGGCTCTAAACATGGGCCCAGTCCTGAAACTCGTACCATCAAAACGTCCGTTGGGACTACAGCAGCTACCGCCCCCAGCTCTCTTCCCATTCCATCTCCTGCTTCTTCTGGACAGACATTAAAGTCAACAGAGAAACAAGGAGAAGAGGCATTTGATCCTGGGCCGCTCCAGACCTCTACACCCATCGCCCCCATGCTTGGATCCATTCCAGGTTTCACTTCTGTCATTCCTGCTGTTCAACCTGAACCCTGTTCTAGCACAGCTTTTCCAGTTACCCAAACTCCCCCTGACCCAGGCTCCAGCCCAGATCTGGAATCAGGTTTTGGTGCTAGCTTAGCTTTGATAAGCCTACAgtcatcttcatcctcttcatTAAAAACTCCTATCTCACCCATGGCGGCCACTCCAAGCCCCAAACTCCCATCAGGCCGAGCAATGTCTAGTCAATCCCCTATTCCATCTTCATCCTTTGGAAGAAGTGCTAGTCCATTACAAGCCCCAAGTCCCTCACCTGCTAGCCTCAAACTTGACACCATGCCAACATCACCACAAACCCCCTCTTCTTCTCCAGCTGACCAAAACCTGATCTTCAGAAGTTCACCTCGTCTGACTTTGAAGTCAGGAAGTGTGACGTCTGTAACATCTATGACCAAAGGGGATGTGATTTCAAGCCCATTATCTCTAAAGGAACAAGAGCTGGTAGGAGCCAGAATCCCGAAGAcagaagaaaagacagaaacaatGAGGGTGGGGATTCTCAAAACAGCTAAACTTTCACCAGCTGACGGAGATTCTAAAGGCTCCACGCTTTACTCTCCCACTGATCAGCTTTCTAAAGACAAACTGAGCAGTTTGCCTCTGTCACCTTCCAGTCCACTGTCCCCTTCCTCACCTATAGGGAGCAGAATAAGTAGCGTGACCATCGTCAAAGCCAGCCCTGACAGCAAGAGAGAGTTTTCTGTTGCCACCATGGTGGAGGAGAAAGAATCCTCTACTTCAATAAAAGACCACAAAGGGGCGACTTCTGAACTCAGGGTTGAATCAGAAATAGCAGGAACTATTCCAGCAGTTGGTCAGGGAGGAGAGGTTTATGTTTCAGGTGTTGGACAAACTGAAAGTCAAAGTGGAGAGACTCCTGGAGCAGAGGTTGGGCCGAGGGTGAGCCAAGAGAAGGATGATATGGTGCAGATGGAAGATATTAGGGACTGCAAAGTGACGCAGGCGGAGGAAGCagggagggtggaggaggagttgGAGAAGAATGTGAACATTTAG